From Juglans regia cultivar Chandler chromosome 6, Walnut 2.0, whole genome shotgun sequence, the proteins below share one genomic window:
- the LOC109007137 gene encoding TMV resistance protein N-like isoform X2, whose product MTSSNVSSGVLLSSASSSNSSSLSSQWSYDVFLSFRGEDTRNNFIVHLYKDLRQNEINTYMDNEELRRGEEISLVLLKAIEESRISIIVFSENYASSTWCLDELMKILKCKESKQQKVLPVFYKVEPSTVRHQKYSFEEALAKHEEKFKDDAKVQRWKTALNQAACLSGLHLKINENESKFIEEIVQEVSKIVLNRTYLHVAEYPVGINSRVEDINMLLCIKENDTRMIGIFGVGGIGKTTIAKEMYNLITDQFEGSCFLANVRESSKQDQGGLVKLQQTILSDILKDSSLKVSNVDRGMNLIMERLCRKRILLVLDDVDCLDQLKKLCGRRDWFGSGSRIIITTRDEGLLTKHHVHFKYRMKEMDQDEALQLFSQHAFKSDKPDDTFADVIKLALKCSGGLPLALQVIGSNLYGEDKHFWKSELEKYKRIPEENIHKKLKISYDGLDDLTKKIFLDIACFFKGDEREYVTKILDSCGFYAYVGIKKLNDKCLITIDQYDGSQYLRMHDLLQDMGREIVRQESPEELGKQSRLWFHKDVREVLEKNKGTEQIEGILIDLPREDCKTQMSTKALAKLKNLRIFINRSASFSDRLKYFSNELRVLDWLECPLEFLPSTLHGEKLTVLKMQGSMIRDLGTRVLYKNLTSIDFSESKYLTKISDLSSCSNLEKLILNDCESLVEVHDSVGFLDKLVELNFLECSSLKNLPRSFKLRSLKLFELRGCTSLEYFPEIECKMEHLKHLYLESTVIKELSSSITYLIGLEQFFLRWCESLEYLPINIFQLERLMVVHIQDCPIFVNFGKEVGQNGQSMPCTQELLPLSPPKSNFSLCTLILSGSGIVSLPPWIEGLVGLSRLDLAGCEQLEKILQLPPSIEVVNAPRCIRLVEVHDSVGFLDKLVQLDFTNCSSLKKLPRSFKLRSLKVLRLEGCTSLEYFPEIKSEMEHLKCVRLHSIVIQELPSSITYLTGLKELYLKGCKSLVRLPINIFELKSLWAVNIINCPNLVNFGKEVGQNGQSMPCTQKNEISSGKELFPLPPPESNNLSRTYNFSSSLRKLSLSGSGIVSLPPCIKAFVGLSHLDLRGCKQLEEIIHLPPNIEEVEAFGCGLLEHFHHASFGMPNLKRLTKVDLSECNKVKVDVGNQAPDPFLVKERFRWKDSSRIIYPGSRIPKWFKYCKETTSYSNSIEIEIDHNEFTRRIVALVLCFVPVAISYITISIDGQQIRNDMWLRPSMDTHCVCLQYIAGNHIDQMLSRSYRKGNNIRFTFGSDLKEAIFKSAGVHLIYIDPAFQKMLKRKEALKKVVHISGFSSAKFRNKSECIVKSFQEVSSKLPNRTCLHVAKYAVGLKSRVEDIYMFLRIEIINETRMIGVFGTGGIGKTTIAKEVYNRIADQFEGGCFLAEVRENSKPDKGGLIQLQEKILSDILRYPKVEVDDVDRGINMIQKKLHCKKVLLVLDDIDCLDQLEKLSGRCDWFGLGSRIIITTRDEHLLDKHHVHFKYRMKEMDHDEALQLFSQHAFKSDKPDDAFVDVIKLALKCAGGLPLALQVIGSNLYEKDIRFWKSELKKYKSIQEENIHKKLKISYDGLDDPTKKIFLDIACFFKGHKREYVTKILDNCGFFAYAGINNLNDKCLITIDEHDQLMMHDLLEDMGREIVRQESPEEPGKRSRLYFHEDVREVLEENKGTEQIEGILINQYWNLPWLDCINI is encoded by the exons ATGACTTCTTCCAACGTGTCATCGGGAGTGCTCCTCTCCTCTGCTTCTTCCTCCAATTCATCTTCTTTATCCTCTCAATGGAGTTATGATGTATTCTTGAGTTTTCGAGGTGAAGATACCcgcaataattttattgttcatcTTTATAAAGATTTGCGTCAAAATGAAATCAATACTTATATGGATAACGAGGAGCTGAGAAGAGGTGAAGAAATTTCACTTGTACTTTTAAAGGCAATTGAAGAATCAAGAATTTCGATTATTGTATTTTCTGAAAATTATGCATCATCTACGTGGTGTTTGGATGAACTGATGAAAATCTTAAAGTGTAAAGAATCAAAGCAACAGAAGGTTTTACCGGTATTTTATAAAGTCGAGCCATCGACAGTACGACACCAAAAATATAGTTTCGAAGAAGCGTTGGCTAAGCATGAAGAAAAGTTCAAGGATGATGCTAAGGTTCAGAGGTGGAAGACTGCCTTAAATCAAGCTGCCTGTCTATCCGGTTTGCATTTAAAGATCAATGA GAACGAATCTAAATTTATCGAAGAAATTGTTCAAGAGGTCTCAAAAATAGTACTAAATCGTACATATTTGCATGTTGCCGAGTATCCAGTGGGAATAAACTCTCGTGTAGAAGATATTAATATGCTATTATGTATTAAGGAGAATGATACACGCATGATAGGGATTTTTGGTGTTGGAGGAATTGGAAAAACAACTATTGCAAAAGAGATGTATAACCTCATTACTGATCAGTTTGAAGGAAGCTGTTTTCTTGCAAATGTTAGAGAATCTTCAAAACAAGATCAAGGTGGTCTCGTAAAGTTGCAACAGACAATTCTTTCTGACATTCTTAAAGATTCAAGTTTGAAAGTTAGTAATGTCGATCGAGGAATGAATTTGATAATGGAGAGACTTTGCCGTAAAAGAATTCTTTTGGTTCTTGATGATGTTGATTGTTTggaccaattaaaaaaattatgtggaaGACGCGATTGGTTTGGTTCTGGTAGTCGaatcatcataacaacaagAGATGAGGGTTTACTAACTAAGCATCATGTTCATTTCAAATATCGTATGAAGGAAATGGATCAAGATGAAGCTCTTCAGCTCTTTAGCCAGCATGCTTTCAAAAGTGACAAACCTGATGATACTTTTGCGGATGTTATAAAACTTGCACTAAAGTGTTCTGGTGGCCTTCCACTCGCTTTACAAGTGATAGGTTCGAATCTATATGGAGAAGATAAACATTTTTGGAAAAGCGAATTGGAAAAGTACAAAAGAATTCCAGAAGAAAACATccacaaaaaactcaaaataagttACGATGGATTAGATGATCTTACAAAAAAGATTTTTCTTGACATTGCATGTTTCTTTAAAGGAGACGAGAGAGAATATGTCACTAAAATACTGGACAGTTGTGGTTTCTATGCCTATGTCGGTATCAAAAAGCTCAATGATAAATGTCTCATAACGATTGATCAATATGATGGTAGCCAATATTTGAGGATGCATGACTTACTACAAGATATGGGTAGAGAAATTGTTCGACAAGAATCACCTGAAGAACTTGGCAAGCAGAGTAGATTATGGTTTCATAAAGATGTTCGTGAagtacttgaaaaaaataag GGAACAGAGCAAATTGAAGGTATATTGATAGATCTGCCTCGGGAGGACTGCAAGACACAAATGAGTACTAAGGCgcttgcaaaattaaaaaacctcAGAATATTTATAAACCGCAGTGCAAGTTTTAGTGACAGATTGAAGTATTTCTCTAATGAGTTAAGAGTTCTTGATTGGCTCGAATGCCCTTTGGAGTTTTTGCCATCTACTTTGCATGGAGAGAAACTCACTGTTTTAAAAATGCAAGGAAGCATGATTAGAGATTTAGGCACGAGAGTGCTATATAAG AACTTAACAAGTATAGATTTCAGTGAATCTAAATACTTGACAAAAATATCAGATCTTTCAAGTTGCTCAAATCTAGAGAAGCTGATTCTTAATGATTGTGAAAGTTTAGTTGAGGTTCATGATTCTGTTGGATTTTTAGATAAGcttgttgaattgaattttctAGAATGTTCTAGCCTAAAGAATCTGCCAAGAAGCTTTAAGTTGCGATCTCTAAAATTATTTGAACTTAGAGGTTGTACAAGCCTTGAATACTTTCCTGAAATTGAGTGCAAAATGGAACATTTGAAGCATCTCTACTTAGAAAGCACAGTAATAAAGGAGCTATCTTCATCCATTACATACCTCATTGGGCTCGAGCAGTTTTTTTTGAGATGGTGCGAAAGCCTTGAGTATCTTCCAATAAACATTTTTCAGTTGGAACGTCTAATGGTAGTTCACATCCAAGATTGTccaatttttgtaaattttggaAAGGAGGTGGGGCAAAATGGACAATCCATGCCATGTACACAGGAATTGCTCCCATTGTCGcctccaaaatcaaattttagtttGTGCACATTAATTCTATCTGGTAGTGGTATTGTTAGCCTTCCTCCATGGATAGAAGGACTTGTTGGATTGTCTCGCCTTGATTTGGCAGGCTGCGAGCAACTTGAAAAAATTCTACAACTTCCACCAAGTATAGAAGTTGTAAATGCTCCAAGATGTATAAGATTAGTTGAGGTTCATGATTCTGTTGGATTTTTGGATAAGCTTGTTCAATTGGATTTTACTAATTGTTCCAGCCTAAAGAAGTTGCCAAGAAGCTTCAAGTTGAGATCTCTAAAAGTACTTAGACTTGAAGGTTGTACAAGCCTTGAATACTTTCCTGAAATTAAGAGTGAAATGGAACATTTGAAATGTGTCCGGTTACATAGCATCGTAATACAAGAGCTACCTTCATCCATTACATACCTCACTGGTCTCAAGGAATTATATTTGAAAGGGTGCAAAAGCCTTGTGCGTCTTCCAATAAACATTTTTGAGTTGAAAAGTCTATGGGCAGTTAACATCATTAATTGTCCAAATCTTGTAAATTTTGGAAAGGAGGTGGGGCAAAATGGACAATCCATGCCATGTAcacagaaaaatgaaatttcatcAGGTAAGGAATTGTTCCCATTGCCACCTCCCGaatcaaataatttatctcGGACATATAATTTCTCATCCAGTTTGAGGAAATTAAGTCTATCTGGTAGTGGTATCGTTAGCCTTCCTCCATGTATCAAAGCATTCGTTGGATTGTCTCACCTTGATTTGAGAGGCTGCAAGCAACTTGAAGAAATTATAcaccttccaccaaatatagAAGAGGTAGAGGCTTTTGGATGCGGGTTGTTGGAACACTTTCATCATGCTTCATTTGGTATGCCCAACTTAAAACGGCTAACAAAAGTTGACTTATCGGAGTGCAATAAAGTGAAAGTGGATGTAGGGAATCAGGCGCCAGATCCATTTTTGGTTAAG GAACGCTTTCGGTGGAAAGATTCAAGTAGAATTATATATCCAGGAAGTAGGATTCCAAAGTGGTTCAAGTATTGCAAGGAGACTACTTCATATAGTAATTCTATTGAAATAGAAATTGATCATAATGAGTTCACACGTCGAATCGTGGCAttagttttgtgttttgttccGGTGGCTATTTCTTATATTACTATCTCAATAGACGGCCAGCAAATTAGAAATGATATGTGGCTACGGCCTTCAATGGACACACATTGTGTATGTCTACAATACATAGCTGGAAATCATATTGATCAGATGTTGTCAAGAAGTTATCGTAAGGGGAACAATATAAGGTTTACATTTGGAAGTGATTTAAAGGAAGCAATCTTCAAAAGTGCTGGAGTCCATTTAATATACATTGATCCAGCTTTTCAAAAGATGCTGAAACGGAAGgaagctttgaaaaaagtagtcCATATCTCTGGTTTCTCATCAGCAAAATTCCG GAACAAATCTGAATGTATCGTGAAGAGTTTTCAAGAAGTCTCAAGCAAACTACCAAATCGTACATGCTTGCATGTTGCGAAGTATGCGGTTGGGTTGAAGTCTCGTGTAgaagatatttatatgtttttacgTATTGAGATCATTAATGAGACACGCATGATAGGGGTTTTTGGTACTGGAGGAATTGGTAAGACAACTATTGCAAAAGAGGTGTATAATCGAATTGCTGATCAGTTTGAAGGGGGTTGCTTTCTTGCCGAAGTTAGAGAAAATTCAAAACCAGATAAGGGTGGTCTCATCCAACTGCAAGAGAAAATTCTTTCTGATATCCTAAGATATCCAAAGGTTGAGGTCGATGATGTTGATCGAGGAATCAATATGATACAGAAGAAACTTCATTGTAAAAAGGTTCTTTTGGTTCTTGACGATATTGATTGTTTGGACCAGTTAGAAAAACTAAGTGGAAGATGCGATTGGTTTGGATTGGGAAGTCGaatcatcataacaacaagAGATGAGCATCTACTAGATAAGCATCATGTTCATTTCAAATATCGTATGAAGGAAATGGATCACGATGAAGCTCTTCAGCTCTTTAGCCAGCATGCTTTCAAAAGTGACAAACCTGATGATGCTTTTGTGGATGTCATAAAACTTGCACTAAAGTGTGCTGGTGGTCTTCCACTCGCTTTACAAGTGATAGGCtcaaatctatatgaaaaagaTATACGTTTTTGGAAAAGCGAATTGAAAAAGTACAAAAGCATTCAAGAAGAAAATATccacaaaaaactcaaaataagttATGATGGATTAGATGATCCTACAAAAAAGATTTTTCTTGACATTGCATGTTTCTTTAAAGGACACAAGAGAGAATACGTCACTAAAATACTGGACAATTGTGGTTTCTTTGCCTATGCTGGTATCAACAATCTCAATGATAAATGTCTCATAACTATTGATGAACATGACCAACTGATGATGCATGACTTACTAGAAGATATGGGTAGAGAAATTGTCCGACAAGAATCACCCGAAGAACCTGGCAAGCGCAGTAGATTATACTTTCATGAAGATGTTCGTGAAGttcttgaagaaaataag GGAACAGAGCAAATTGAAGGCATATTGATAAATCAGTATTGGAATCTGCCTTGGTTGGACTGTATCAATATATAG